The following nucleotide sequence is from Verrucomicrobiota bacterium.
ACCATCGCCGTCAGCCGGCTTTACCTCGACAACATCCCCCATATCACTGCTTACTGGGTGGGACTCGGCTTGCGCCTCGCCCAGGTGGCTCTGAGCTTTGGTGCGGACGACCTCCACGGCACGATCATGGAAGAACACATTTTTCACATGGCCGGGGCTTCCACACCTCAAAGCCAGGAACAGCAGGACATGATCAAGGCCATTCGCGAAGCCGGGCGCGTTCCTGTTCAGCGCGACACGTTCTACCAGCCGATTCGCGAATGCGCGGAGGCCGTGCCGTGAACAACTCTGATCAACCTCTTCCGCGCCTTCGGCTCGCCGAAGAACGCGGACCGGAGGACCTCGCGCAGGCGCTGGGCCGGGAAAAGCGCGCCGAACAACTCGCGCGCGAGGATCGATTGGAGAAGGCGCTGGGTGATTTCAAAGTCGGTTCCGTCCCCTACCTCAACGCTGTGCCGCTGACCCGCGGCCTGGAGCATGAAATTGTTTTGCTCCCCCCGTCCGAACTCGCCCGTCAACTGCGCGCCGGCCAACTGGATGCCGGACTCGTCAGCGTCACCGAAGTTCTCTTCCATCCGGGCTTTGACGTGCTGGACGGCATCGCGATCGCCTCGCTGGGCGAAGTGAAAAGCGTGTTCCTCGCCCATAGGGTGCCGCGCTCCGAAATCAAAACGGTCTACTGCGACCCCGCCTCGCTCACCAGCGTTCGCTTGCTGGAGGTCTTGTTCGCCGAGGAAGGATTGCGACCCGCGCTGGTTCCGCTTCCAGGCTACGATCAGGTATCCAACCTGGATGCCGTCCTGTTGATCGGGGATGAGGCGATTCGCTTTCTGCTGAGCAAGCCCGCGCACGAAATCTGGGATCTCGGGGCGGCGTGGTATGAACTCACGCGCCTGCCGTTCGTGTACGCGGTGTGGGCGCTGACACGGCGGCGGGACACGCGCGAACTGCGCCGGGCACTGCGGGAAGCCAGGGATTTCGGGCTTGAAACCCTCGATTATCTGATCGCCTCACGCCCGGAGTTCACGCTCGATTTCCGAAAAGACTACCTCGGCTGGCACATTCATTTCCATCTGGGCCAGGACGAGAAACGCGGCCTGGCTCGATTCATCGAACTGCTGCGAAAGCACCAAACCGTCCCCGTGCTGGACCCGGTGTTTGTGAAATGAGGAAGCCCGTGGGTTTTCTTCTGAGCGGAGCAGCAATCCAGAGCAACGTGGTCTGAGACAGGTCAACGAAGAAGGCGTTCCGCATCACTCCTTAAGTTGTCCGCCAAACGAGCACAGCGACGACCTCGGGGGCGGCGGTGGTGTGCACAGTGCGCTTACGATTTCCCGCGACGCTCGAACGGACGGCGGAGAGGCCGTTCGCGCCTTGGCGAAGCAAAACATCTCGTCCGATGTTCTGGTTTTCAGCGACCTGGTTAGGCGACTGGCTCATAGTCTGGAAGGTTTCTACTGACGGTCGCATAGTATAGAGACATTACGGCGCATTTAGAAAGCCAACTCGGTCTGTGCTCAAAAAGAATTTATCAGCGTAGGTCTTTTCCGCATTCGACTCAGCGCTTTGCGCGCCTGGCTGCTGAGTTGAAAATAGTCCTTGGGGCAAAAATGCGGAAGTTCATCCTTTTTCCAATAAGCCCAAATGTATTCGACCGGGTTAAGCTCCGGAGCATAAGCCGGTAACCGTTCCAGCAAACCCGCGCCGTTCGTTCCGCAGTAAAAACGAGTCAATGGTCATCGGTGCCTGGCTGGGACAGGGTGTCCCAAATGGTACGGGTAGGTAGCCACGGCCCAGAGTCCGGCGAAGCCAGCAAGTGTACCCTTGGCTGAATGAACCAGCCCGGTTCCCTTGTTGGCGCTGCGTTACCGTTTCCTCCCCAGGCGAGCATGATTGTGGTTGAGGATCTCCCGCAGAGGCGCCGAGGCGCGAAGAAGGCATGTTCTCCGCGCATCATGCTTGGCATTACCCGCGAATGCTTTTGATTTTGGATTGTTTGTTCCTTCTTCTCAGCGTCTCTGCGGGAAAACCTTGCGGGATTTTTGATTTTTATCCTGATGCGTGTCTGATTCCCGGGGTATTTATTGGCGCAAACCATCTGACCTGCGGATTAAAATCATGAGAATCACGACCGGTTTTGTTCCCAATCTGCCGGGGGTGCTGCTGCTTCTGGCGTGTTCAGGGCCTGTTGCAGATGAAGGTGAAAGTGCAACTGTCGCTTCGAGTTTGGTCGTGCCGCAGTCCGGTTCAGTTTCTTCAACCCACCCTTTTCCCACGGTTCAGGCTGCCGAGAGCGTGGCTTTTCGGGTGCTCCAGCGCGAGAGTCAGTTCGTTTTGGTGAGTCCGCAAATGTCCCGGACCCTGCACGATGTCCTTGCTCAGGCCGTGACAGCAATACGGCA
It contains:
- a CDS encoding menaquinone biosynthesis protein, translated to MRGGRAVNNSDQPLPRLRLAEERGPEDLAQALGREKRAEQLAREDRLEKALGDFKVGSVPYLNAVPLTRGLEHEIVLLPPSELARQLRAGQLDAGLVSVTEVLFHPGFDVLDGIAIASLGEVKSVFLAHRVPRSEIKTVYCDPASLTSVRLLEVLFAEEGLRPALVPLPGYDQVSNLDAVLLIGDEAIRFLLSKPAHEIWDLGAAWYELTRLPFVYAVWALTRRRDTRELRRALREARDFGLETLDYLIASRPEFTLDFRKDYLGWHIHFHLGQDEKRGLARFIELLRKHQTVPVLDPVFVK